One region of Hymenobacter sediminicola genomic DNA includes:
- a CDS encoding DoxX family protein — MTASTRNIIAWILQVLLGLAFIASGGRKLMDLPATVAMFGNLGLPGALAYVVAGGELLGGIGLLIPRFVRPAALGLAVIMLGAVVMHATKIPGGLAGGVPAIVLLVLLLVVFWLRRPTATTL; from the coding sequence ATGACAGCTTCTACTCGCAACATCATTGCCTGGATTCTGCAGGTCTTACTGGGCCTTGCCTTTATTGCATCCGGTGGCCGAAAACTTATGGATTTGCCTGCGACAGTAGCTATGTTCGGCAACTTGGGGCTACCGGGTGCACTGGCCTACGTGGTGGCCGGCGGCGAGCTACTGGGCGGCATCGGGCTACTGATACCACGCTTCGTGCGGCCGGCAGCGCTGGGGCTGGCTGTTATTATGCTGGGTGCCGTGGTGATGCACGCTACCAAAATTCCGGGTGGGTTGGCCGGCGGTGTACCGGCTATTGTGCTGCTAGTGCTACTGCTGGTCGTGTTCTGGCTGCGCCGACCAACTGCTACTACATTGTAG
- a CDS encoding DUF2167 domain-containing protein — protein MKKLLLLVAALCVQLSSYATPAPSDSVGRATSEQAYIDSVQATLHYQTGHITFPDGLGSITVPAGFRYLDAKQSDYVLTKLWGNPNGESLGMLFPADRGPLDDNHWAFAIEYDPSGYVKDDDAAEIDYDDLLKEMQDDTEAGNPDREAAGYERILLVGWAAKPFYDAKLNVLHWAKELRFGGTEANTLNYNVRLLGRKGVLNLNAIGGMPQLPEIRSTIPSVIKSVEFAKGQQYADFDPKIDEVAAYGIGGLVAGKVLAKVGAFALIAKFWKVIIAVVAGGWATIRRFFGGGSANNE, from the coding sequence TTGAAGAAACTTCTACTTCTGGTAGCCGCTCTATGCGTGCAGCTCTCCTCTTACGCCACCCCTGCTCCCTCCGATTCTGTTGGCCGCGCCACCAGTGAGCAGGCGTACATCGACTCAGTGCAGGCCACGCTGCACTACCAAACCGGCCACATCACCTTCCCGGATGGCCTTGGCTCGATTACTGTTCCGGCCGGCTTCCGCTACCTCGATGCCAAGCAAAGCGACTATGTGCTGACCAAACTCTGGGGCAACCCGAATGGTGAGTCGCTGGGCATGCTATTTCCGGCCGACCGAGGCCCGCTCGATGACAATCATTGGGCCTTCGCCATCGAGTACGACCCGTCCGGCTACGTAAAAGATGATGACGCGGCGGAAATCGACTACGATGACCTGCTCAAGGAAATGCAGGACGACACGGAGGCCGGAAACCCGGACCGCGAAGCAGCCGGCTACGAACGGATTCTGCTGGTGGGCTGGGCTGCCAAGCCCTTCTACGACGCCAAGCTAAATGTGCTCCACTGGGCGAAAGAATTGCGTTTTGGTGGTACTGAGGCCAATACCCTCAACTACAATGTGCGGCTATTGGGGCGCAAGGGCGTGTTGAACCTGAATGCAATTGGCGGCATGCCACAACTGCCCGAAATCCGCAGTACCATTCCTTCAGTTATCAAAAGCGTAGAATTCGCCAAGGGCCAGCAGTATGCCGATTTCGATCCTAAGATTGATGAAGTAGCTGCTTACGGCATCGGGGGACTGGTAGCGGGCAAGGTGCTGGCCAAAGTGGGCGCCTTTGCTCTGATAGCGAAGTTCTGGAAGGTAATTATAGCCGTAGTGGCTGGCGGGTGGGCTACAATCCGGCGCTTTTTTGGCGGTGGCTCTGCCAACAACGAGTAA
- a CDS encoding cystathionine gamma-synthase, with translation MKFGTKAIHAGVHPDPTTGAIMTPIYQTSTYVQRSPGDHKGFEYSRTHNPTRSQLQDALAALDGGKHGLAFASGMAAIDCIVKLLQPGDEVISTNDLYGGSYRLFTKVYATYGIKFHFVPMHDMAAVEAAVTERTKLIWVETPTNPLLNVIDIAAASAVAKKAGALLVVDNTFATPYLQTPLELGADMVMYSLTKYMGGHSDTVMGAVIVNDEDLHQKLSFYQNACGGTPGPQDCFLVLRGLKTLHVRMQRHCENGRAIAEYLKAHPKVEKVYWPGFPDHPNHAVAAKQMRDFGSMISFVLKGDRKEDAIAVLEKFQLFSLAESLGGVESLSGHPATMTHASIPAEERRKAGLSDSLIRLSVGIEDADDLIEDLKQAIG, from the coding sequence ATGAAATTCGGAACCAAGGCCATTCATGCCGGCGTGCACCCGGACCCTACCACTGGGGCCATTATGACGCCCATCTACCAGACCTCGACCTATGTGCAACGCTCGCCCGGCGACCACAAAGGCTTTGAGTATTCGCGCACGCACAATCCTACCCGTTCACAGCTGCAAGATGCGCTGGCAGCCCTCGACGGCGGCAAACACGGCCTCGCCTTTGCCAGTGGCATGGCCGCCATCGACTGCATCGTGAAACTGTTGCAGCCCGGCGACGAGGTCATCAGCACCAACGACCTCTACGGCGGCTCCTACCGCCTGTTCACGAAGGTGTATGCCACCTACGGCATCAAATTCCACTTTGTGCCGATGCACGACATGGCCGCCGTGGAAGCGGCCGTAACGGAGCGCACCAAGCTGATTTGGGTGGAAACACCGACTAACCCGCTGCTCAACGTCATTGATATTGCAGCGGCCTCAGCCGTAGCAAAGAAGGCGGGTGCGCTGCTGGTCGTGGATAATACCTTCGCTACGCCTTACCTGCAGACGCCGCTGGAACTGGGAGCTGATATGGTAATGTACTCACTGACCAAGTACATGGGCGGCCACTCCGATACGGTAATGGGCGCTGTCATCGTGAATGATGAGGACCTGCACCAGAAGCTCAGCTTCTACCAGAACGCCTGCGGCGGCACTCCCGGCCCTCAGGACTGCTTTCTGGTGCTGCGCGGCCTCAAAACGCTGCACGTACGGATGCAACGCCACTGCGAAAATGGCCGCGCCATTGCCGAATACCTTAAGGCGCACCCCAAGGTGGAGAAAGTGTACTGGCCCGGCTTCCCGGACCATCCCAACCACGCTGTGGCAGCAAAGCAGATGCGCGACTTCGGCAGCATGATTTCCTTCGTGCTCAAAGGCGACCGGAAAGAAGACGCCATTGCCGTGCTGGAGAAGTTTCAGCTGTTTTCGCTGGCCGAAAGCCTAGGCGGCGTTGAGAGTCTCTCGGGCCACCCCGCCACTATGACGCACGCCAGCATTCCGGCCGAGGAGCGCCGCAAAGCCGGCCTCTCCGACTCGCTGATTCGTCTGAGCGTAGGCATTGAGGATGCAGACGACCTGATTGAGGACCTGAAGCAGGCTATCGGCTAA
- a CDS encoding MBL fold metallo-hydrolase: MKTPSRFNGKKYLNTIPTSMGFNYGLLLRRWLTGEEEREPRRPLGPFRADAAALAEVVPPDALRVTWFGHSSTLIEIDGKRFLTDPVWRLRASPVALGPKRFFAPPLPLAELPKLDGVILSHDHYDHLDKDAIQALGRTGVPFFCPLGVGGHLRRWGVPASQITELDWWQEVRVGETHTLAATPARHFTGRRLTRDNTLWASWCILGPQHRAFFGGDSGPFESGFREIGEAYGPFDLVMLEIGASDEQWADIHMGPDHALAAHRALCGGALLPLHWATFNLAFHSWHQPADRLVEAAGTDVTLLLPAPGQRIEVSAGPLADFWWHPYLSTPALVQPA, encoded by the coding sequence ATGAAAACTCCTTCCCGCTTCAACGGCAAAAAATACCTGAACACCATCCCGACCAGCATGGGCTTCAACTATGGGCTGTTGCTGCGCCGGTGGCTGACTGGCGAAGAGGAACGTGAGCCTCGCCGCCCACTGGGCCCTTTCCGCGCCGATGCGGCTGCGCTGGCTGAGGTAGTGCCCCCAGATGCGCTGCGCGTTACGTGGTTCGGTCATTCCAGCACCCTCATTGAAATAGACGGCAAACGGTTCCTGACCGACCCGGTGTGGCGGCTGCGGGCCTCACCAGTGGCGCTGGGCCCCAAACGCTTCTTCGCGCCGCCGCTGCCGCTGGCTGAACTGCCGAAGCTCGATGGCGTCATTCTCTCCCACGACCATTACGACCACCTAGATAAGGATGCCATCCAGGCACTAGGGCGGACGGGAGTGCCATTTTTCTGCCCGTTGGGTGTAGGCGGACACCTGCGCCGCTGGGGTGTGCCCGCCAGCCAGATAACAGAGCTGGATTGGTGGCAGGAAGTACGGGTAGGAGAGACGCATACCCTGGCAGCCACACCTGCCCGCCACTTCACCGGCCGCCGCCTCACCCGCGACAATACGCTCTGGGCTTCCTGGTGCATTCTGGGGCCTCAGCACCGCGCTTTCTTCGGCGGCGACTCCGGTCCGTTTGAGTCCGGCTTCCGCGAAATAGGCGAAGCCTACGGGCCTTTCGATCTGGTGATGCTGGAAATAGGCGCTTCGGATGAGCAGTGGGCCGACATCCACATGGGCCCCGACCATGCGCTGGCGGCACACCGTGCCTTATGCGGCGGCGCACTACTGCCGTTGCATTGGGCTACCTTCAATCTGGCTTTTCATAGCTGGCACCAGCCCGCCGACCGCCTGGTAGAGGCTGCCGGAACAGACGTGACACTATTGCTGCCCGCTCCCGGCCAGCGGATAGAAGTCAGTGCCGGCCCGTTGGCAGATTTCTGGTGGCACCCCTATCTAAGCACTCCAGCCCTGGTTCAGCCAGCCTAA
- a CDS encoding OmpA family protein — MKKPASNLLTLAMAAALVLPGCVASKKYDDLKARQASTEQGKAEAERQQRTAVAELRKTTDELTEMRLQNRRLTDDSTQTGNALRRTRQLYTQLTDSYDKLLKNSDRELANKSSDYNKVAQDLARREAELGQLDAGLRKSRADIDKLNADLKTREARLAELEKALAEKDKAVNDLRASVANALRGFQGTDLQVKMKDGKVYVSLSEQLLFKTGSTKVDPKGQEALKQLATVLKTQPDVNVVVEGHTDNVAFSRPTAAMQDNWDLSVLRATEIARLLTTGGVQPDRVTASGRSQYVPVAQNDSPANKALNRRTEIILTPKLNELFKILDSNSAATGK; from the coding sequence GTGAAAAAACCTGCTTCCAACTTACTTACGCTGGCTATGGCAGCGGCACTGGTGCTGCCCGGCTGCGTGGCCTCCAAAAAGTACGACGACTTGAAAGCCCGTCAGGCCTCTACGGAGCAGGGCAAGGCGGAAGCCGAGCGCCAGCAGCGCACAGCCGTAGCGGAGCTGCGGAAAACGACCGACGAGCTGACCGAAATGCGCCTGCAGAACCGCCGTCTCACCGACGACTCGACCCAGACCGGCAACGCTCTGCGCCGCACCCGCCAGCTCTACACCCAGCTCACCGACTCCTATGATAAGCTGCTCAAGAACTCGGACCGGGAGCTGGCTAACAAGTCATCGGACTACAACAAAGTAGCACAGGACCTGGCCCGCCGCGAAGCCGAGCTGGGCCAGCTGGATGCCGGCCTGCGCAAGAGCCGCGCCGATATCGACAAGCTGAACGCCGACCTGAAAACCCGCGAAGCACGCCTTGCGGAGCTGGAAAAGGCGCTGGCTGAAAAAGACAAAGCCGTAAACGACCTCCGAGCCAGCGTGGCTAACGCCCTGCGCGGCTTCCAGGGCACCGATTTGCAGGTGAAAATGAAAGATGGCAAAGTGTACGTCTCCCTTTCGGAGCAGCTGCTGTTCAAGACGGGTTCTACCAAAGTAGACCCTAAAGGCCAGGAGGCCCTCAAGCAGCTGGCTACGGTGCTCAAAACGCAGCCCGACGTGAATGTGGTGGTAGAAGGCCACACCGATAATGTAGCTTTCAGCCGCCCTACCGCAGCCATGCAGGACAACTGGGACCTGAGCGTGCTGCGTGCCACTGAAATTGCGCGTTTGCTCACTACGGGTGGCGTGCAGCCAGACCGAGTTACAGCGTCGGGACGCTCGCAGTATGTGCCCGTGGCCCAGAACGACTCGCCGGCCAACAAGGCCCTGAACCGCCGCACCGAAATCATCCTGACGCCCAAGCTCAACGAGCTGTTCAAGATTCTGGATTCGAACTCAGCCGCTACCGGCAAGTAG
- a CDS encoding TVP38/TMEM64 family protein, whose amino-acid sequence MTFLRELFHKNASTLLSMILLAGLPFVGSSSLGFLLYNNQDLLQDPTLLQGVLYFLVIGLAMAFSLMHTTLAVLITGFYFGWPGFPGMLVAYTLAALIGYQIASSLDHGKMLTFLRHFPKADAVMREMKADSWQLVFLLRISPVTPFALMTFILAVMEVNRRHFLLASVVGMLPRSLFFYWLGTKAQDIVLLLRDPGTGTVGKILVIVLVIVSFFGLYYLFSRAMQRALSKGIPKA is encoded by the coding sequence ATGACCTTTCTCCGGGAGCTATTTCACAAAAATGCCTCTACGCTGCTTTCCATGATTCTGCTGGCGGGCCTGCCTTTTGTGGGCAGTTCTTCCCTCGGATTCCTTCTTTATAACAACCAGGATCTGCTTCAGGACCCGACATTGCTGCAGGGCGTACTCTATTTTCTGGTGATTGGGCTGGCCATGGCCTTTTCGCTGATGCACACCACTCTGGCGGTACTTATCACCGGCTTCTACTTCGGCTGGCCAGGCTTTCCGGGGATGCTGGTAGCTTACACGCTGGCAGCCCTCATTGGCTACCAGATTGCCTCCAGTCTCGACCATGGCAAAATGCTGACTTTCCTGCGGCACTTCCCAAAGGCAGATGCCGTGATGCGCGAAATGAAAGCCGACAGCTGGCAGTTGGTGTTCCTACTGCGCATTTCGCCGGTCACGCCCTTCGCCCTTATGACCTTTATCCTGGCCGTAATGGAAGTAAATCGGCGGCACTTTCTGCTGGCCTCAGTGGTGGGTATGCTACCACGCAGCCTTTTTTTCTACTGGCTGGGTACCAAAGCGCAGGACATTGTTCTGCTTCTGCGCGACCCTGGCACCGGCACCGTAGGCAAAATACTGGTGATAGTGCTGGTGATAGTGTCGTTTTTCGGGCTGTATTACCTATTCAGTCGGGCTATGCAGCGCGCGTTGAGCAAAGGCATTCCCAAAGCGTAA
- a CDS encoding 2Fe-2S iron-sulfur cluster-binding protein, with protein sequence MTEDVRVYVEETLGQRREIVGPTDMGLTLMELLKANEYDIQATCGGMALCGTCHIEVLAGPALDEPSDDELAMLESLPVMSQGSRLSCQIRLTERLDGLVLRLMPQNT encoded by the coding sequence ATGACCGAAGACGTACGCGTATACGTGGAGGAGACTCTAGGCCAGCGGCGAGAAATTGTGGGACCCACCGATATGGGTCTGACCCTGATGGAACTGCTAAAAGCCAACGAATACGATATTCAGGCAACATGCGGTGGTATGGCGCTGTGTGGCACTTGCCACATCGAGGTACTGGCTGGCCCCGCTCTCGACGAACCTTCCGACGATGAACTGGCAATGCTGGAGAGCCTGCCGGTAATGAGCCAGGGAAGCCGCCTTTCCTGCCAGATTCGTCTAACCGAACGCCTCGATGGCCTGGTACTGCGCCTGATGCCCCAGAACACGTAG
- a CDS encoding PKD domain-containing protein, translating to MFVWERGGKVWVVYNGQRTLLLDISEEVGAWNDHGLLGFALHPQFETNGYIYLFYLVDRHYLLNFGTAAYSPTANDYFSASISRLTRYTATRAGNQYSVSAASRKILLGATKSTGVICLERSHSAGSLVFGSDGTLLASVGDGAHGSDNDYGSNPNTYYAQALADGMMTSKDNVGAFRAQAVDCLNGKILRLDPETGAGVPSNPFYVASNPQAARSKVWALGFRNPFRMTRKPGTGSTNPADGNPGTLYVGNVGYFTWEEVEVVSRAGQNMGWPLYEGLEANTTYQGPSQYNFYAPNPQFGINGCTQEYFYFKNLINQATPSGTATFPNPCASGQTIPASIPTFVHTRPLIDWHHGTGPSRTGIFTGNTAGTINIGAAGSPVSGPQFGGSASVGGVFYPYNDFPAGYQNTYFFGDYSGGWIRNMTVSSANTPSAVRDFITDGAVAVSLAVHPTQPGLYYINFPSEIVHVTYTTVNQVPVATASSNKQFGPSPLAVQFTGSTSTDPEGQPLTYLWDFGDGASSTSANPAHTFTTSTTAPAAYTVRLTVTDPQGASGQTTLLISANNTPPQVTITSPAPNTLYSIATQTTFVLRATVTDQQHGPGQLSYQWQCFLHHADHQHPEPIQTTTEGSLTTTPVGCGAETYYYRVVLTVTDAAGLATTQEMRLNPDCSTAPSLTFYRAINVGGAALSLDGNAWEAGTAANFTANGYIFSDNTVPLVPATDAPRAGMIRSSAYNPSGLTATMSGIPAGQYRVWAYVWEDNNAETYSLALNGQTVQTNFNSGTAGTWSLLGPYDVTVASGTLALTSTGGTMNLSGLELWRIGGTAPTNQVPVANAGPDVTLTLPVSSTPLLGAGTDVDGTISSYAWSQVSGPNTATFSSLTAAQPTVSGLVAGSYVFSLIVKDNASASSAADQVTVLVNSATGGGTYVFYRAIDVGGAALSLDGNAWEAGTATGFTTNGLTFSTTAVPLVPATDAPRTSMIRSSAWKVTGLSATLSGVPAGKYRIWLYVWEDNYPEVFSLALNGQTVQSNYNSGTAGKWSKLGPYDVTLTTAGPLALTSTGGTINLSGFEVWRLNGTAPTNQVPVANAGPDVALTLPVSSTPLQGAGTDADGTISSYDWSQVSGPNTALFSSTSVAQPTVSGLVAGSYVFSLSVQDNTGASSAADQVTVVVNPATGTPVYTFYRAINVGGTALNLDGNAWEAGTATGFSTNGLTFSTTAVPLVPATDAPRTSMIRSSAYSLSSLTATLSAVPAGQYRVWVYVWEDNYPQIVSLALNGQTVQSNYNTGSAGVWAKLGPYDVTLTTTGTLQLVGSGGNLNLSGIEVWRRTTTAARTTASSSSATLTLPLPSAVYPNPSPAGRYTLELPTEMGATVQYVLLSPVGREMMRGETRMAPGSRQMELDFSSLIFEPGMYYLRLTTGAGRPLQYTLLR from the coding sequence ATGTTTGTGTGGGAGCGAGGTGGCAAGGTCTGGGTGGTGTACAATGGACAACGCACGCTGCTGCTGGATATCAGTGAAGAAGTAGGTGCCTGGAACGACCATGGGCTGCTGGGCTTTGCACTACACCCACAGTTTGAAACCAACGGGTATATCTACCTTTTTTATCTGGTTGACCGGCACTATCTTCTGAATTTCGGTACGGCGGCCTATAGCCCTACTGCCAACGATTATTTCAGCGCAAGCATCAGCCGCCTCACCCGCTACACGGCCACCCGCGCAGGAAACCAGTACAGCGTAAGTGCCGCGAGCCGGAAGATTCTGCTGGGCGCCACTAAATCGACGGGGGTGATATGCCTGGAGCGTAGCCACAGCGCGGGCAGTCTGGTTTTCGGGTCCGATGGGACGCTGCTGGCCTCGGTCGGCGACGGCGCCCACGGCTCCGACAACGACTACGGAAGCAACCCCAACACCTACTACGCCCAAGCTCTGGCAGATGGGATGATGACCAGCAAAGACAACGTCGGGGCCTTCCGGGCCCAGGCAGTAGACTGCCTGAACGGTAAGATTCTGCGCCTCGATCCGGAAACCGGGGCCGGTGTGCCCAGCAACCCGTTCTATGTGGCTTCCAATCCGCAGGCAGCGCGGTCTAAGGTGTGGGCTTTGGGTTTCCGGAACCCATTTCGGATGACGCGAAAACCCGGTACCGGTAGCACCAATCCTGCTGATGGCAACCCGGGAACCCTGTACGTTGGCAATGTGGGCTATTTCACGTGGGAAGAAGTGGAAGTAGTGAGCCGGGCCGGGCAAAATATGGGCTGGCCACTGTATGAAGGGCTGGAGGCCAATACCACGTACCAGGGGCCTAGCCAGTATAACTTCTACGCGCCCAATCCGCAGTTTGGCATCAACGGCTGTACCCAGGAATATTTTTATTTCAAGAATCTGATAAATCAGGCTACGCCCAGCGGCACCGCCACCTTCCCCAATCCCTGCGCTTCCGGCCAAACCATTCCGGCGTCGATACCCACGTTCGTGCATACGCGCCCGCTCATCGACTGGCACCATGGTACTGGTCCTTCCCGAACCGGAATCTTCACGGGCAATACCGCAGGCACTATCAATATCGGAGCGGCTGGTTCCCCGGTTTCGGGGCCGCAGTTTGGGGGGAGTGCCAGCGTGGGCGGTGTGTTCTACCCGTACAACGACTTCCCGGCCGGCTATCAGAATACCTATTTCTTTGGTGACTACTCTGGGGGCTGGATCCGCAACATGACCGTAAGCAGCGCCAATACGCCGTCTGCCGTGCGGGACTTTATTACGGATGGAGCAGTTGCAGTGAGCTTGGCGGTGCATCCTACCCAGCCTGGGCTGTACTACATCAATTTTCCTTCTGAAATTGTGCATGTCACCTACACCACGGTCAACCAAGTGCCGGTAGCAACAGCCAGTTCCAACAAGCAGTTTGGCCCCAGTCCATTGGCCGTGCAGTTTACGGGCAGCACCTCCACTGACCCTGAAGGCCAGCCCCTGACCTACTTGTGGGACTTTGGGGACGGAGCCAGCAGCACGTCTGCCAATCCGGCGCACACGTTCACCACGTCCACCACGGCCCCTGCCGCCTATACAGTTCGGCTCACCGTAACGGATCCGCAGGGTGCTTCCGGCCAGACCACTCTGCTGATTTCGGCTAATAACACGCCTCCTCAGGTCACGATTACCAGTCCAGCACCCAATACCCTGTATTCGATAGCCACGCAAACCACGTTCGTGCTACGTGCCACGGTAACTGATCAGCAGCACGGTCCGGGGCAGTTGAGCTACCAGTGGCAGTGCTTCTTGCATCACGCCGACCACCAGCACCCCGAGCCCATCCAGACCACCACCGAGGGCAGCCTGACGACTACACCCGTGGGCTGCGGCGCCGAAACCTACTACTACCGCGTGGTGCTGACCGTAACGGACGCGGCCGGACTGGCTACCACCCAAGAAATGCGCCTGAACCCCGACTGCAGCACGGCGCCAAGCCTCACGTTTTACCGCGCTATCAACGTGGGCGGAGCGGCTTTAAGCTTGGATGGCAATGCCTGGGAGGCGGGCACTGCGGCCAACTTCACTGCCAATGGCTACATCTTCTCCGACAATACCGTGCCCTTGGTGCCGGCCACTGATGCGCCGCGCGCGGGCATGATTCGCAGCTCGGCCTACAACCCAAGCGGCCTGACAGCGACAATGAGCGGCATACCAGCGGGCCAGTACCGGGTGTGGGCCTACGTCTGGGAAGATAATAATGCCGAAACCTACTCGCTGGCTCTGAACGGGCAAACGGTGCAGACCAATTTTAATAGCGGTACGGCCGGCACCTGGAGCCTGCTCGGACCCTATGATGTAACGGTGGCCAGCGGCACGCTGGCCCTCACCAGCACCGGCGGCACAATGAATTTGTCGGGGCTGGAACTATGGCGCATAGGCGGCACCGCGCCCACCAACCAGGTGCCGGTGGCCAATGCCGGGCCGGATGTGACACTAACGCTACCCGTAAGCAGCACGCCGCTGCTGGGAGCGGGCACTGATGTCGATGGTACCATCAGCAGTTACGCCTGGAGCCAGGTGAGTGGCCCGAATACGGCAACGTTTTCTTCCCTGACGGCAGCCCAGCCCACGGTGAGTGGCTTGGTGGCCGGTAGCTATGTGTTCAGCCTCATAGTCAAGGATAACGCCAGCGCCAGTAGTGCCGCCGACCAAGTAACAGTGCTGGTTAACTCAGCTACGGGCGGTGGTACCTATGTTTTCTACCGGGCCATTGATGTAGGCGGAGCTGCCTTAAGTCTGGACGGTAATGCCTGGGAGGCAGGCACGGCAACTGGCTTTACTACCAATGGCCTGACGTTTTCGACCACGGCCGTGCCGTTGGTGCCCGCTACCGATGCCCCGCGCACCAGCATGATTCGTAGCTCCGCCTGGAAAGTGACGGGCTTAAGTGCGACGTTGAGCGGTGTGCCGGCAGGGAAGTACCGGATATGGCTGTATGTATGGGAAGACAACTATCCGGAAGTTTTCTCATTGGCCCTGAATGGGCAAACGGTGCAGAGCAACTACAACAGCGGCACGGCTGGCAAATGGTCTAAACTGGGCCCCTACGATGTGACGCTGACCACCGCTGGGCCGCTTGCTTTAACCAGCACGGGCGGCACTATCAACCTCTCCGGCTTCGAGGTCTGGCGTCTGAATGGCACTGCGCCCACCAACCAAGTGCCGGTAGCCAATGCCGGGCCGGACGTAGCGCTGACGCTGCCCGTAAGCAGCACGCCGCTGCAGGGAGCGGGCACTGATGCCGATGGCACCATCAGCAGCTACGACTGGAGTCAGGTAAGTGGCCCGAATACGGCGCTCTTCTCTTCCACGAGCGTGGCGCAGCCCACGGTGAGTGGCCTGGTGGCCGGCAGCTACGTGTTCAGCCTTAGTGTGCAAGATAACACCGGAGCCAGCAGCGCCGCTGACCAGGTAACAGTGGTGGTCAACCCGGCCACCGGCACGCCCGTCTATACATTCTACCGGGCTATCAACGTGGGAGGGACAGCCTTGAACTTGGACGGTAATGCCTGGGAGGCCGGCACGGCAACTGGCTTTTCTACTAACGGCCTGACGTTTTCGACCACGGCCGTGCCGCTGGTGCCCGCTACCGATGCCCCGCGCACCAGCATGATTCGTAGCTCCGCTTACAGCCTGAGCAGCCTGACGGCCACGCTCAGTGCCGTGCCGGCGGGCCAGTACCGGGTGTGGGTGTATGTCTGGGAGGACAATTATCCGCAAATCGTGTCGCTGGCCCTGAACGGGCAAACGGTACAGAGCAACTACAACACCGGGTCGGCGGGGGTGTGGGCCAAGCTGGGCCCCTACGACGTGACGCTGACTACGACCGGTACGCTGCAACTGGTTGGCAGCGGCGGCAACCTGAATCTGTCGGGAATAGAAGTGTGGCGTCGGACCACGACGGCTGCCCGCACGACGGCCTCTTCTTCTTCTGCCACTCTCACCCTGCCCTTGCCCAGTGCGGTATATCCAAATCCGTCTCCCGCCGGGCGCTATACGCTGGAACTGCCCACCGAAATGGGGGCTACAGTTCAGTATGTGCTGCTCTCACCGGTAGGCCGCGAGATGATGCGAGGCGAAACCCGAATGGCACCGGGCAGCCGGCAGATGGAGCTGGACTTTTCCTCGCTGATTTTTGAGCCGGGCATGTACTATCTGCGCCTCACAACTGGTGCCGGGCGTCCGCTGCAGTACACGTTGCTTCGTTAG
- a CDS encoding NAD(P)/FAD-dependent oxidoreductase — protein sequence MNSISTDICIIGAGPVGLFAVFEAGLLKLRCHVVDALPQVGGQLSEIYPKKPIYDIPGFPDILAGDLVRNLMRQIEPFHPTFTLGERVERFTKLEDGSFQLFTSDGTEILCKTIAIAGGLGSFEPRKPAIEQLENFESGKGVYYMVRDPETFRDQRLVIAGGGDSALDWTIFLADVAKEVTLVHRGTTFRGAADSAEKVKKLHDAGKVNLVLSSNVTHVHGNGQLNAVTITANDGTAAQLPVDSFIPLFGLTPKLGPIEDWGLELEDNAVKVNTLDYSTSEPGIFAIGDINTYPGKLKLILCGFHEAALMCQGAFKYINPDKKYVLKYTTVNGVPTL from the coding sequence ATGAATTCCATTTCCACCGATATCTGCATCATCGGGGCCGGCCCGGTGGGGCTGTTTGCCGTATTTGAAGCCGGACTGCTGAAACTCCGCTGCCACGTGGTAGATGCACTGCCTCAGGTGGGCGGTCAGCTCTCGGAAATCTACCCTAAGAAGCCTATCTACGATATTCCAGGCTTTCCTGATATTCTGGCCGGCGACTTGGTGCGCAATCTTATGCGCCAGATTGAGCCTTTCCATCCCACATTTACCTTGGGTGAGCGGGTAGAGCGGTTTACCAAGTTAGAGGACGGCTCATTTCAGCTGTTTACTTCTGATGGCACTGAAATTCTGTGCAAGACGATTGCCATTGCAGGTGGTCTGGGTTCTTTTGAGCCTCGTAAGCCAGCCATTGAGCAGCTAGAGAACTTTGAGAGCGGCAAGGGCGTGTACTATATGGTGCGCGACCCAGAAACCTTCCGCGACCAGCGCCTCGTTATTGCCGGCGGCGGCGACTCGGCTCTCGACTGGACCATTTTCTTGGCCGATGTGGCTAAGGAGGTGACCCTTGTACACCGTGGCACCACGTTCCGCGGCGCTGCCGACTCGGCTGAGAAAGTGAAGAAGCTACACGATGCCGGCAAGGTAAATCTTGTACTCAGCAGCAACGTGACCCATGTGCACGGCAACGGACAGCTCAACGCTGTAACCATCACTGCCAACGACGGCACGGCTGCGCAACTGCCCGTCGACTCGTTTATTCCGTTGTTCGGCCTCACGCCCAAGCTCGGTCCGATTGAGGATTGGGGCTTGGAACTGGAAGACAACGCCGTGAAGGTGAACACACTGGACTACTCTACCTCGGAGCCCGGAATCTTTGCCATCGGCGACATTAATACGTATCCGGGCAAGCTAAAGCTGATTCTGTGCGGCTTCCACGAAGCGGCGCTCATGTGCCAGGGTGCCTTCAAATACATCAACCCCGATAAGAAATACGTGCTGAAGTACACCACCGTAAACGGCGTACCGACTCTATAG